One Dietzia sp. JS16-p6b genomic window carries:
- a CDS encoding SDR family oxidoreductase translates to MSLKFPPQPDASERPALVTGASSGIGRASAEALAALGHPVVVGARRADRLDDLVGRIRDAGGRATARPVDVTNADSVAGFVAAAGEAYGPPEVLVSSAGSLKMARVWEMDPEDFAAQIDIHLLAVQRLLHAVVPGMVDRRRGDVVLIGSDVAYTARPRSGAYVAAKAGLETMAHQARKELEGTGIRLGVVRPGPVMTEMGTEFDAETAESVINDWVKHGFGRHPRMCKPADLARGVAAMVAMPRGAQITELEIQPEAPIEEDYS, encoded by the coding sequence ATGAGTCTGAAGTTCCCCCCGCAGCCGGACGCGTCCGAGCGCCCCGCGCTCGTCACTGGCGCCTCCTCGGGGATCGGTCGCGCCTCCGCGGAGGCGCTGGCGGCGCTCGGGCACCCCGTGGTCGTGGGGGCCCGCCGTGCCGACCGCCTCGACGACCTCGTGGGCCGGATCCGGGACGCCGGGGGACGGGCCACCGCCCGACCGGTCGACGTGACCAACGCCGACTCGGTCGCCGGGTTCGTGGCCGCCGCCGGCGAGGCGTACGGCCCACCCGAGGTCCTCGTCTCCAGTGCCGGCAGCCTGAAGATGGCCCGCGTGTGGGAGATGGACCCCGAGGACTTCGCCGCCCAGATCGACATCCACCTACTCGCCGTGCAGCGACTCCTCCACGCCGTGGTCCCCGGGATGGTCGACCGCCGTCGGGGAGACGTGGTCCTCATCGGATCCGATGTGGCCTACACCGCCCGGCCCCGCTCCGGCGCGTACGTCGCGGCCAAAGCCGGCCTGGAGACGATGGCCCACCAGGCCCGCAAGGAACTCGAGGGTACGGGGATCCGCCTCGGGGTGGTCCGCCCCGGGCCGGTGATGACCGAGATGGGCACCGAGTTCGATGCGGAGACCGCGGAGTCGGTCATCAACGACTGGGTCAAGCACGGCTTCGGTCGTCACCCGCGCATGTGCAAACCGGCCGACCTCGCCCGGGGGGTCGCCGCCATGGTGGCGATGCCCCGCGGCGCCCAGATCACCGAGCTGGAGATCCAGCCGGAGGCCCCAATCGAGGAGGATTACTCGTGA